In Candidatus Nomurabacteria bacterium, a genomic segment contains:
- a CDS encoding metal ABC transporter ATP-binding protein, producing the protein MTGHPLLQVESLQKKFGDFVALDQVSFEVEKGEMLAIIGPNGSGKSTLARILIGLDEATQGKIRIEGKTPKQAVKRIGFVPQYFALDRSLPITVEEFLALVPCDVPPHQESVRIHDILQEVGMHEQRKKILGQLSGGQLQRVLIARALLHERDILILDEPSSSIDVQGQEALFLMLKKINQERKATIIVISHELDFVLRFSSKVLCLDRKMICFAPPREALSSDVLQRLYGQHVIHEAAKFAN; encoded by the coding sequence ATGACTGGGCATCCTCTCTTACAAGTTGAATCGCTACAAAAGAAGTTTGGTGATTTTGTCGCCTTAGATCAAGTTAGCTTTGAGGTTGAAAAAGGTGAGATGCTCGCGATTATTGGGCCGAACGGGTCGGGGAAATCAACTCTGGCTCGGATCCTTATTGGACTTGATGAGGCGACCCAAGGAAAGATTCGGATTGAAGGAAAGACGCCAAAGCAGGCAGTAAAACGAATTGGTTTTGTGCCACAATATTTTGCGCTTGACCGGAGCTTACCAATAACTGTGGAAGAATTTCTCGCCTTAGTTCCGTGCGACGTTCCACCTCATCAAGAATCAGTCCGGATACACGATATCTTGCAAGAGGTAGGTATGCACGAGCAGCGGAAGAAAATTCTTGGCCAGTTATCTGGCGGTCAACTGCAACGAGTTCTGATTGCTCGAGCTTTGCTTCATGAACGAGATATTCTTATTCTTGATGAGCCTTCGAGTAGTATTGATGTACAAGGCCAAGAAGCTCTTTTTCTAATGCTGAAAAAGATTAATCAAGAAAGAAAGGCGACAATTATTGTTATCTCGCACGAACTCGATTTTGTGTTACGTTTCTCTAGTAAAGTTTTATGCCTCGATCGGAAAATGATTTGTTTTGCACCTCCTCGTGAGGCTCTTTCTTCAGATGTATTGCAACGTTTATATGGTCAACACGTTATTCATGAAGCCGCAAAGTTCGCCAACTAG
- a CDS encoding zinc ABC transporter substrate-binding protein, with translation MKVLITIVSVAILGIGAAAWYTNTNSDSEETGLQVGATIYPLYDIVQSVAGDDIVVFSIVSPGASVHTYEPSPSVMERLAKTEIVFAIGAGLDEWVEDIADAAGQAAVVEVTESITLQETEEHEHEDEAHEEHEHEEEGHDHDHGAFDPHYWLDPNNAAQIAQTVAMHLSEIDPEHSEDYQARAALFQSSLVSQDVLWQEQLAVVRDIPFITLHDAFGYFADHFGLQVAGSIEPFPGQEPTPQYLADLQSEIEEEGVGAVFLEPQLNTEGIRSFADDTGIHVGVLDPLGGVAGRQSYSDLITFNIQSILETLQSE, from the coding sequence ATGAAAGTTCTTATCACGATTGTTAGTGTTGCGATTCTCGGCATCGGGGCCGCAGCATGGTATACAAATACAAATTCAGATAGTGAAGAAACCGGTCTCCAAGTTGGCGCAACTATCTACCCGCTTTACGATATTGTTCAGAGCGTAGCGGGAGATGACATTGTCGTGTTTAGCATTGTTTCACCAGGCGCCAGCGTCCATACCTATGAGCCCAGTCCTTCAGTTATGGAACGTTTAGCAAAAACAGAAATAGTGTTTGCTATTGGAGCGGGTTTGGATGAATGGGTTGAAGACATTGCTGATGCTGCTGGACAGGCTGCTGTTGTCGAAGTAACTGAAAGCATTACATTACAAGAAACAGAAGAGCACGAGCATGAAGATGAGGCCCATGAAGAGCACGAGCATGAAGAAGAGGGTCATGATCACGACCACGGCGCGTTTGATCCACACTATTGGCTTGATCCGAATAATGCTGCACAGATTGCGCAAACAGTAGCTATGCATTTATCTGAAATCGATCCAGAACACAGTGAAGACTATCAAGCACGGGCCGCCTTGTTTCAATCATCTCTCGTATCTCAAGATGTCTTATGGCAAGAGCAGTTAGCAGTAGTTCGGGATATTCCCTTTATCACCCTGCACGACGCCTTTGGATATTTTGCAGATCACTTTGGTTTGCAAGTCGCTGGGAGTATTGAGCCTTTTCCTGGTCAGGAGCCAACCCCACAGTATTTGGCTGACCTCCAGTCCGAGATTGAGGAAGAGGGCGTTGGCGCAGTTTTTCTAGAACCGCAATTGAATACCGAAGGGATTCGATCTTTTGCTGATGATACCGGGATTCACGTCGGAGTACTTGATCCACTGGGCGGTGTTGCCGGGCGCCAAAGCTATAGCGATCTGATTACCTTTAATATCCAAAGCATTCTTGAGACGCTGCAGTCCGAGTAG
- a CDS encoding transcriptional repressor, whose product MTHATQLRYYVRMSSDICEKLSQQGLRRTRVRHALHAVLEQAKQPLSVPELLQVFAKKDLPVNKTTIYRELEVYKKNDLVLELQFGEDQKRYELKQEHHHHFICTQCGKVIDVLPKVDLHKEEERLAKKHRIHIQQHSLEFFGLCAKCK is encoded by the coding sequence TTGACACATGCAACTCAGTTGCGTTATTATGTTCGTATGAGTAGCGATATATGTGAAAAACTCAGCCAGCAGGGATTACGGCGTACTCGGGTGCGTCATGCTCTCCATGCCGTCTTAGAGCAGGCAAAGCAGCCTTTATCAGTCCCTGAATTACTTCAGGTATTTGCAAAAAAGGACTTGCCAGTAAATAAAACTACCATTTATCGAGAGCTCGAGGTGTATAAGAAAAATGATTTGGTGCTTGAGTTGCAGTTTGGCGAAGATCAAAAGCGCTATGAGTTAAAGCAAGAACATCATCATCATTTCATTTGCACGCAGTGCGGTAAGGTAATTGATGTGCTGCCAAAAGTAGACCTGCACAAAGAAGAAGAGCGCTTAGCAAAGAAACATCGTATTCATATTCAACAACACAGTTTAGAATTTTTTGGGTTGTGCGCAAAATGTAAGTAA
- a CDS encoding efflux RND transporter permease subunit encodes MDKQSFLVRWSNFFLTRYRVTILLLIAILLGGFWGLSNNQRQDFPQIPTNYIFVQAVYPGASSADVEREVVIPIEQVVEQVDGVGSIRSNASNNFGFLTIEMESVPKTEAAAATINEELNSLSLPENVEVNTEMLDVTGPAIAYGIVGSNGESTNDLLAFVDTVQPRLENASSEIDRIDVVPENEYQVQITLDGSAVAAAGLSADQIQQTVQAFITSLPGGRVETEDGRRQAINVVAPVTSLDALAKISFGRVSLGDIAEITRQPKDNESIHFGGYKKDGQAYSRESVYLLVYKKADGDIIRIKDATSAAIQEIKNDQVLPEGVEVVTLYDTAPFIEDQISSLVNNGYLGLVLILLVLLFFINLRTAFVVALIIPLAFLTTFFILNMIGFSFNILTLFALILTLGILVDNAIVIAEGIVHEIDHGASKGEAALTAIHKFGPAVTAATITTVIVFIPFAMLGGIIGAFLKFIPFTIIITLLVSYLLAISVTPVLGRAFLKKETKEEKMGRKLKSWEKATVFPAVVFYGQRFLDLIRAKYANFMRAVLPSTWKRWAVIGVTTVLLVVSFGVFAPMLKFEQFPSNDGNVILTEFEFPTGTPFEEQKDVIVRSQDVAIELPYFENFYSFGTTLYMTFTEPVDRTDGMTIHEIVDVYNERLDAVRAEIDPEIQIEANDASYGPPEPTFDLVVELLSTDSGVLTNAANDLVGFIQDQEHVAEVENGLEELSQPSVRVALDENRLQAQGVNPLVAAGAINAVFTEQKIGSFVVRNDGVSDDLYLRFSDASTDSVDDLKALALPTLSGRIVQLQDVATIEEVTAPVQISRVDGERVATINVKLTEDAPDTAQAELDQAVKDYLSTEKLDELGLASDGVIYGGALATFQEDYSNLQIVFILAMIFVYLVLVNQFNSFMQPLLILFTVPLAMIGVFPGLHIVGSSLNMISGLGVIALVGVVVNDAIVFIDAMNRHRKAMPEATWVDVLVHTGYSRFKPIFSTSITTIGGIIPLTLVDPFWQGLGTAIISGLIFSTIGTLIVIPVLYRVFKREPKPKATELV; translated from the coding sequence ATGGATAAACAATCTTTTCTTGTTCGGTGGTCAAATTTCTTCCTGACCCGCTATCGGGTGACCATCCTTCTTTTAATTGCCATCCTCTTAGGTGGTTTTTGGGGATTGAGCAATAACCAACGTCAGGATTTCCCGCAAATCCCAACGAATTATATTTTTGTACAAGCGGTATATCCTGGTGCTTCTTCGGCCGATGTTGAGCGCGAAGTAGTTATCCCAATTGAACAAGTTGTTGAACAAGTTGATGGCGTCGGAAGTATTCGATCGAATGCTTCAAACAACTTTGGCTTTCTGACAATCGAGATGGAGTCGGTTCCAAAGACCGAGGCAGCTGCAGCTACAATCAACGAAGAATTAAATAGCCTGAGCCTACCGGAGAATGTGGAAGTAAATACAGAGATGCTTGATGTGACTGGGCCGGCAATTGCCTATGGTATTGTTGGGAGTAATGGTGAATCAACCAACGACTTGCTTGCTTTTGTTGATACAGTACAGCCTCGCTTAGAAAATGCCAGTAGCGAAATTGATCGAATCGATGTTGTTCCGGAGAATGAATATCAAGTTCAAATTACCTTAGACGGTTCAGCAGTAGCCGCTGCTGGATTAAGCGCAGATCAAATTCAACAAACTGTCCAGGCATTTATTACCTCGCTCCCTGGTGGACGAGTTGAAACTGAGGATGGTCGACGACAAGCAATTAATGTAGTCGCACCAGTCACTTCTTTAGATGCCTTGGCTAAAATTTCATTTGGCCGAGTCAGTCTTGGTGATATTGCTGAAATTACTCGCCAACCAAAAGATAATGAATCAATTCACTTTGGCGGATATAAAAAGGATGGCCAAGCCTACTCCCGGGAGTCGGTCTACTTATTAGTCTACAAAAAAGCTGACGGCGATATTATTCGAATTAAAGATGCGACCTCCGCAGCAATTCAGGAAATCAAGAATGATCAAGTTTTGCCGGAAGGTGTTGAAGTAGTCACGCTCTATGATACTGCTCCATTTATTGAAGATCAGATTTCGAGCTTAGTGAATAATGGCTACCTTGGTTTAGTGCTTATTCTCTTAGTGCTGCTTTTCTTTATCAACCTCCGGACTGCTTTTGTCGTCGCTTTAATTATTCCGCTGGCCTTCTTGACCACCTTCTTTATCTTGAACATGATCGGCTTCAGCTTCAATATTCTGACGCTGTTCGCGTTGATTTTGACTCTCGGTATTTTGGTTGATAACGCGATTGTGATTGCTGAAGGGATTGTGCACGAAATTGATCACGGCGCGAGTAAAGGGGAAGCTGCGCTCACTGCTATCCACAAATTTGGTCCAGCAGTCACTGCAGCCACAATCACTACAGTTATTGTGTTTATTCCTTTTGCTATGCTTGGCGGAATTATTGGTGCATTCCTGAAGTTTATCCCGTTCACGATCATTATCACTCTGCTCGTTTCTTACTTGCTGGCCATTTCAGTCACTCCAGTACTCGGCCGGGCTTTCTTGAAAAAGGAAACCAAAGAAGAAAAAATGGGCCGAAAGTTGAAGTCGTGGGAAAAGGCAACAGTGTTCCCAGCGGTTGTATTTTACGGCCAGCGTTTCCTTGATTTGATTCGGGCCAAGTACGCGAACTTTATGCGCGCGGTGTTACCAAGCACATGGAAGCGATGGGCAGTGATTGGCGTCACCACAGTATTACTCGTTGTTAGCTTTGGTGTTTTTGCACCAATGTTGAAGTTTGAGCAATTCCCATCAAATGACGGGAATGTGATTTTGACTGAGTTTGAATTCCCAACCGGAACGCCTTTTGAAGAACAAAAGGACGTGATTGTTCGATCACAAGATGTTGCAATTGAGCTGCCCTACTTCGAAAACTTCTACAGTTTTGGCACAACCTTATACATGACCTTTACCGAACCGGTTGATCGGACTGACGGGATGACTATTCACGAAATTGTTGATGTTTATAACGAACGATTGGATGCAGTTCGAGCTGAAATCGATCCGGAAATTCAAATTGAAGCGAATGACGCTTCGTATGGACCTCCAGAGCCAACCTTTGATTTGGTTGTTGAATTATTAAGTACTGATTCAGGAGTACTAACCAACGCAGCGAATGATCTTGTTGGGTTTATTCAAGATCAAGAGCATGTCGCCGAAGTAGAAAATGGACTTGAAGAGTTATCGCAGCCATCAGTCCGCGTGGCGCTCGATGAAAATAGGCTGCAAGCCCAAGGTGTAAATCCTTTGGTGGCAGCTGGCGCAATTAACGCAGTGTTTACTGAGCAGAAGATTGGAAGCTTTGTGGTTCGAAATGATGGCGTGTCTGATGATTTATATCTTCGCTTCTCTGATGCCTCCACTGATTCAGTTGATGACTTGAAAGCCTTAGCTCTTCCTACCCTGAGCGGACGGATCGTTCAACTCCAAGATGTGGCGACCATTGAAGAGGTTACTGCACCCGTACAGATCTCCCGAGTAGACGGTGAGCGAGTCGCAACCATTAACGTAAAATTAACTGAGGATGCTCCGGACACGGCACAAGCTGAACTTGATCAAGCTGTAAAGGATTACCTTTCAACTGAAAAGCTTGATGAACTAGGTCTAGCTTCTGATGGGGTTATCTATGGTGGCGCTCTCGCTACCTTCCAAGAAGACTACTCAAATCTTCAGATTGTATTTATCCTAGCGATGATCTTTGTCTATCTCGTATTGGTGAATCAGTTTAACTCCTTTATGCAGCCATTGCTTATTCTCTTCACCGTGCCTTTAGCCATGATTGGTGTTTTCCCTGGATTGCATATTGTTGGAAGTAGCTTGAATATGATTTCTGGACTCGGTGTTATCGCTTTAGTGGGTGTGGTGGTGAATGATGCAATTGTATTTATCGACGCTATGAATCGACATCGGAAAGCTATGCCGGAAGCGACTTGGGTGGATGTATTGGTGCACACTGGCTATAGTCGTTTCAAGCCGATTTTCTCCACCTCAATTACGACTATTGGTGGTATCATTCCATTAACTTTGGTTGATCCTTTCTGGCAAGGCTTAGGGACGGCTATTATTTCCGGATTGATTTTCTCGACTATTGGAACCTTGATAGTGATTCCAGTACTCTATCGAGTATTCAAGCGAGAACCAAAGCCAAAAGCAACTGAACTCGTCTAG